TCTCCGCCCTGTACAGCCGTATACTCACTTGGTCGGTTCTCAGACTTAATAGAGACATCCTCCAGGTAGACGAGCCTGGCTTCGTATGCTTCCCCTTGATTGGCGGAGAGATCCGCTCCTTGAATTTGAATAGCCTGCGGCAATCCGATATCTTTGTCGGTTACTTGATACGGCAGCAGTGTATGCGATTTAAGCTCCTGAAGATTGTTGTAAATCTCCATAACTCCGGCCGCACTGACCCGGTCTCCGACACCCGCAGTTTGCGGGTAATCGTAGAGTACGATGCCGGCTGTATCGTCTTGAATATAGATCTCTTTGCCCTCGATATGTGTGATGATACCTTCCGTCCAGACATGCTCGCCTTTTGCCTTAACACGCGCTTCAGCGACAGATGTCTTCGCTAGAATATCGTAATCGAAAGAGGTTGTTGGGCCATCTGCGACCCCATCCATGGCCGCATAAGCATCCACTCGCATCGGCTCGTCTAGCACGATCGGTCCATTTACAGGCTGGAATCCTGTTCCGCTCCCGCCTGACCGATAAATATCCGCATAGACCGAAGCCGTGACTGAAGGTGGGCTTAGCGTGATCTCCGTCCCTTGCGGCCAAGCATTAGGCTCTGGATTCGCCGTTACACGTCCCAGCCCGCTGCCAGGATCCACTGGCGTGTGGGGAGATGCGCTGTTGCGTGGATCAGGTGTATCAACTCTAAAATCAGTTGCGTTATTATCTGTATCCAAGCCGCGATCATCTGCTTGACCATTGGTTAATTGTTTACGAATCGCAGCCGTTGAATTTGACAGCGCTTTCGTAGCGCTGTCCTCGAAATCATTTGCAGAGCCATACCCAATCAGATCGATGCGGTTGCCATTTACATCTACCAGATCAACTTTACCATTAGTGCCGCTTAAGTCTATTTGCCCTTGAACGTCAGGTGTAGGCAAAGATTTTCCGTTGCCTGAAACACCGTTCTTCTCTTGAATCAATAAATATGAATAAGGCTCGATCATACCGTTCAAAGAAGTAATATTAGTAGTATTAAAACTACCGGTTGCGCTGGCATAACGAACTTTCCAGCCTGTAAGATCAACTGCTTGACTTGTAGGATTGAACAATTCGATGAAATCGTGGGTGTACTCGGCTCCGCTGTTCCCGCCGCCCCCATAAACCTGGCTGATCACAATTTGATCATTTTGCGGTGAAGCTTGTACCCTTTGCCCAGAACCGAAAGGAACAATCGTGCTCAAGAGCATGACGACAGCCAACAATAAGCTTATCTGCTTACAGAACCTTTTAAATCGCAAGCCCATTCTGATGATTCACTCCTCTATTAAATTTTTATAGACTCACTCTCAATATATGCCAGCATTGTTATAGCAGAAGTAACTGATAGTATGTTTTGTGTAAAAAGAACTTGAGACTGACCGCGCAATCTTTTCATTGCATTGTTACTGTCGTTATACTTACTTGTCCCCCCTTCTAAAATTTGTAGTGGTCGTTCAAAAAGTTCTACCTCTGAGATCCGATCTAAGTCGTTTTGAAAAAACCACAGCAGAATCCGTAAACTTTGGTGCTATGAGCACTCCCTTTTTTAACTCGCACTTATGGTGCGTGTTTAAAAGTACGGTTTTCAGCACCGAGAAGGTTGGATGAAGCTAGGGTCTGAGGAGCGCAGCGTACGTAGTGGGTACGTGAGCACCGGAAGGCCCGGCTAAATTCAAGATTCGATGCCGAATAGGCTCTCAGTGTTACTTCGTGATCAAAAGCGGACTTTTTGAACAACCTCTTATAGCGTAAAAAGACCCTCTTACCGGGTTCTTGCCTTCTAGAGACTGAACTAGTGTAAGAGGGTCTTCATGCTATTGTATGGTAGACTTGGATGTCTGCAATGCTACTATATGCAATCCTATGCCGATTTTACCGTTTTCCAGAATCAAAAGGCTCTCCGACGGCTTTCGGTGCATTGGACGATTTCGAGAAGATAACCAGGGCGATCAGTGTCACCACATAAGGGAGAATCTTCAGAATGACTGGCGGGAATACGGCCAGCGACGGAATGACCTGCGATACGTTAGCTACGGTGCTGGCGAAGCCGAAGAATAGGGTTGCCAGCAAGATGCCCATCGGCTTCCATTGACCGAAAATTAACGAAGCCAAGGCAAGGAAACCAAGGCCCGCCACATTCCCGGTAAACTCTCCCGAGTAAGTCAATAGAATTGTCGCACCGCCCAACCCGGCAAATGCCCCGGAGATCATAACGCCGATGTAACGCATAGATCTCACATGGATACCAGCTGCTTCGGCAGCATGCGGATGCTCACCGCAAGAACGAAGGCGGAGGCCAAATGGCGTCTTGTACAGCAGAAATGTACTGAGCAAGAGAATGATTACGACTAACAATGTCGATGCATACATTTTGGTGAAGAATAAGGGACCAATAATCGGAATCTTGGATAGCACCGGTATATCGAAAGGCAAGAAGCCCTGTGTGATCCGAATATTCCCACTACCAGTCATGTTACGTGCCAGGAAGATGGTCAAGGCGCCGGCAATCATATTGATCGCCGTTCCACTAATGATCTGGTTGGCGCTCAGATTGATACTCGCGAAGGCATGCAACATGGAGAATAATGCGCTTACCACAGCAGCAGCTAGCAATCCTACCCACAGAACCCACCACGAGCCCTGATAATGTTCCTGTAGCTTCGATACGACAAAAGCACCGGTAAAGGAACCGACAATCATCAACCCGTCGAGACCGATATTCACGACCCCGCTTCGTTCACTGAACAATGCGCCCAAGGCGGTAATCAAAAGCGGGATAGTGAACACGATAGCATACGGAAAAATCTGTTCAAGCGTTGTCCACATGGTCTTGTTCCCCCTGCTTTTTATTTGCTGCACGACGCACCTTCAGCTTGCGAATCAGTCGTTCGATAAGAATGCTTGTCGCGGCAAAATAAATAATGATGGCAATGATAGTGTCTGCAATTTCCGGCGGGATATCGGTCATGGCATTCATGAATCCCCGGCCGGAATATAGTAAACCGAAGAACAGAGCCGACGCAAATACCCCTAATGGCGCGTTCGCACCAAGCAGTGCGACAGCGATGCCGTCAAAGCCCTGGGTCGGCAATATGCCAATTTGAATGCTGGACGCATTCCCTGTGTATTGTGCCACCCCTGCCAGGCCAGCGATGCCGCCAGAAATGAACATAGACAGCACAATGCTCCGTTTAACGGCGATGCCTGCATATTCAGCCGCGTGTCGGTTGAATCCGACCGCCTTCAGCTCATAACCAAGCGTCGTCTTGTTAATCAGGAATGCGACCAACAGCACGACGAGAACCGCGACAAAAAAGCCCAAATTGATATAGGATCCCTGGAATAAGTTGCTTAACCATTCCTGATGCAGCATCGCTCCTGACGGAAGCTGGCGCGATTCTGTCTCCAGGCTAGTCCCTTTGAAGTAAGCTGGAACAACATAATATACCGTCCAGTAAGCGATCCAGTTCATCATGATCGTGGATACGACTTCATGCACGTTATACTTGGCCTTCAAGAAGCCTGGGATAACAGCCCACAGAGCACCGCCGATAAACCCGATGATTACCATTAACGGCAAAAGAATTGCGCTAGGCAGATCCAGCGAAAGACCTATAGCTGTTGCTGCGAAACCGCCGATAAGCATCTGTCCAGCCGCTCCGATATTAAACAATCCAGTACGGAACGCAAACGCAACCGATAAACCTGTCAGGATAAGCGGAGTTGCTGTAGCCAACGTATTTCCGATTCTTTCTGGGTTCTTAAGTCCGCCCTGGATGAGATACATATACCCTTCTACCGGATTATGACCAGTCACCGCCATAAGCAATGCCCCTGCGATAAGTCCAAACACAACGGCAAGCAACGATTTTACGCTGTTATTCATGCGGTGCCCTCCTCCTTATGATACCCGGCCATCATGAGCCCGAGCTCTCTTTCGTTCGTTTCGGAGGCATTAACAATCCCTATCAGCTCGCCATTATTTATAACTGCGATGCGATCCGCCAAGTTCATTACTTCGTCCAGTTCCAACGAGACGAGTAGAACAGCTTTGCCCTTGTCTCGCTGCTCCACAAGGCGCTTGTGTATATATTCAATAGAACCCACATCAAGCCCCCGGGTCGGTTGAACCGCTATCAGAAGATCGGGATCACGTTCTACTTCGCGTCCGATAACCGCCTTCTGCTGGTTGCCTCCAGACATCGAGCGAACGATTGAACTTCCGCCAGTACCTGACCGGACATCGAAGCTCTGAATAATATGCTCTGCATGCTCGCTGATCGCTGCTGACTGAAGCAGACCCTTCTTGGAGTATGGCGGTCTGTTGTACACTTCAAGAATTAGATTCTCCTCGAGCGTGTAATCCAGCACAAGCCCCCGCTTATGGCGGTCTTCGGGAATATGTCCAATTCCACTGTCATTGCGCTGGCGAACGGACAAGTCATTTAGAGTCTTCCCGTTTAAGGTTACGGTTCCGCTCTCTATAGAACGAAGACCGGTAATGGCCTCAATTAGCTCAGACTGCCCGTTGCCATCTACCCCTGCAATCCCTAATATCTCGCCGGCTTTTAGACTAAGACTGAAGGATTTAAGTGCTTCGACCTTCTTACTGTTCTTAACCGTGAGCGATTGGACCTCAAGCACAGTTTTACCCGGCTTGCTCTCTTCTTTGTCTACCTTAAAGGATACGCTACGTCCTACCATCATTTCAGCCATTTCTTCGCGGCTGGTGTCGGCAACATTCACTGTTCCGATCGTCTTGCCACGGCGAATAACGGTACATCGGTCTGCTACTGCTTTGATCTCCTTCAGCTTGTGGGTTATCAAAATAATGGACTTACCTTCGTTAACCAGATTCTTCATGATATCCTGAAGGTCTTTGATCTCCTGCGGAGTCAACACGGCGGTTGGCTCGTCGAAGATGAGTACTTCCGCATCGCGGTATAGCATCTTAAGAATCTCAACCCTCTGCTGCATGCCCACCGAAATATCTTCGATTTTGGCATAAGGGTCTACATTGAGGCCGTATTTCTTGGACAGTTCCTCTACCCGCTTGGCAGCGGTTCTCACGTCCAGGCCGAAGAAAAATTTGCGAGTCTCACTGCCTAGAATAATATTCTCGGTCACGGTAAATGGCTCAACCAGCTTGAAATGCTGGTGCACCATCCCGATGCCAAGCTTGTTCGCCACATTCGGATTCGAAATCCGCACTTCCTGGCCTTTCACCTTAATGACTCCACGGTCAGGCTGATACATGCCGAACAGGATACTCATCAGTGTTGATTTGCCTGCCCCGTTCTCACCCAGTAGGGCATGAATCTCGCCCTTCTGCAGCCTAATCGTAATGTCATCATTGGCTACGATACCCGGAAATTCCTTGCGGATGCCCACCATCTCGACAACATAGTCCATGGTATAGGGATCTCTCCTTCTTCAATAGTAAGTTTTGTGTGGTTCGGAAGTTAACCAGAAAAACGCCAATCGACGCACCTCAACGAGAAAGACCTCGGCAAATGGTCAATTTGCTTGCGATATCAGGATGTATAGCTCCTGCTGCATATTATTCTCTTCGTTACCTTAAAAAAAGACGGAGGAAACTCCGTCTTTTTTATTAAACTCGATGTCGCTTGCTTCTAGGATTACGTCGATTCAGTTGATCCTTGATAGGGATTACTTAATCAGGTCGCCTTGCTCACCAGCTACAGTAATCTCTCCGGATTTAATCTTGCCATATACTTCGTCCACTTGCTTAAGAATGTCTTCGCTAAGGTTCGGATTCTTCTCTGGAAGACCTACGCCATCGCTCTTCGCATCAAGGGTAAGTGTCTGTCCGCCTGGGAACTTGCCTTCCATCTCAGCCTTAATCATGTCATAAGCAGCTTGGTCAATCTTCTTGACAGCGGAAGTAAGGATAACTGATTTGTCTCCTTCATAAATGCCGTCTTGATATTGGTCAACGTCAACGCCTACGACCCAAACGTCTGAACCGTTCTTAACACGAGTCTTCGTCTCGTTGATAGCGCCTACACCTACGCCGCCAGCAGCTGCGAAAATAACGTTTACGCCGCGGTCATACATTTGTGCAGCGAGTTGGCTGCCTGCTGCAACATTATCGAAGGAACCTTGGTATACTACGTTCTCTTTGTTGATCACTAGTTTCGTACCTAGATTTTCATTTGCATACTTCACACCCTGTTGGAAGCCCCAGTTGAACTTCTGTACAGGAGGAATTTCCATACCGCCGATAAAGCCGGCTTGCCCGTCCTTCACGTGCAGGGCCGCCGCTACGCCAGCCACGAACCCAGCCTCATGCTCCGCGAAGAAGATGGAGACAGTATTCTCTTTTACGACCGGCTTAGCGTCCCCAGAGTGTGGTGCTCCGTCGATAATAACGAATTTAGCATCAGTATATTTGTCTTGAGCACTAAAAATAGCGGTTTCAAATTTGAAGCCAGGTGTTACGATAAATTTGAAGCCAGCATCGTACAGATTACCGATCTCTTTCGAATAATCTGCTTCCGTTGTTCCGGCTGGTTTCAAGTATTTGTAATCCATCTTGAAATCCTTGTTAGCCATCACGATGCCCTCATAGGTACCCTGGTTAAAAGACTTATCATCGATTGTTCCAGCGTCCGTAACCATCCCTACTTTAAAGTTCGCTTTAGGCGTATTTTCTCCACCATTACCGCTGGATTCCGATGTCGATTTGTCTCCGCATCCCGCCAACATGGTGACCGATAACACCAAAGTTAATAAAGCTATGACCCCTTTTTTCATTTAGGACAACCCTCCTATGAATGTGTGCACAAATAAATGATAGATTCGTGCTACCTACAATATATTAATAAATTTTGCTCTTTTCAACATGAATTCGTAGGATTGTATCAAACTGCATCAATACCGCGGTAAATCATTCAAGTCCCTATTGGAGAAATTATGTAAAAAACACCTTGAACGAATGCTCACATTTTCCCAAGGTTTAATTTACCAATTCCTTTAGCTGGCTTGGGATTCACGGCTTATTAAGGTAGAATAACTATAAATAGAGCGAATTCAAAAATCCAAATTTTTAATTTCTTTGTGAAGGGAGAATTGTGAACAAATTATGAAAATTATTTTTATAGAACCTACCCCTAGCCCCAACTCTATGAAGCTACATCTGGACGAGAGCCTGGAGCCAGGGATTCGCAGAACATACACATTGGACAATGAACGCTCCGCTCCGGCCTGGATCAGACAAATGCTGAACATCCCAGGGGTGAAAAGCGTCTTCCACACCGCAGATTTCGTAGCATTGGATCGTAAGGGTGGTGCAGACTGGGCCGCAATTCTGGCCGCCGTCCAAGAACAATTCGGCCAGGATCATGTGGAATCCGCCTGGAATCCGGAGGATGGAGAAGCCCATGGCTTTGGCGAGGCACAAGTATTCGTGCAGTTCTTCCGTGGTATTCCAATGCAGATTCGTGTTAAATCTGGCAATCAGGAGGAGCGTATTGGACTATCCTCCCGTTTTGTTGATGCCGTCACTGAGGTCGCCAGCGCCACATTGATTAAAGAGCGTAAGCTGGTCGACTACGGTGTGCGTTATGGCGAATTGCCAGATATCGCCCGCGAAGTAGAGCAGGAGCTTGAAGCTGCTTATCCGGCTGAACGGCTGCAGGAGATCGTGAGTCAAGCGATTGCCCATGGCCATAGCGATGCCGAATTTGTCGAGCATCGCCGCGTGCTCAGTCTAGTTGAAGTTGTTGAGCAAATGCAAGATAGCGACTGGCATGTACGGTATGCCGGGCTTGAGGCACTTCAGCAACCAGGACCAGAGGCGATGCCTCTGCTTACAGAGGCACTGCGTGACAAACAGATGCAGGTCCGCCGTCTGGTGGTCGTCTACCTTGGCGACATCCGTACGCCAGAAGCAATGGAACTGCTCTATGAGGCGCTGCGCGATGCTTCCGCAGCCGTTCGCCGTACCGCTGGCGATACGTTGTCCGATATCGGCGATCCGGCTGCGACAGGGCCAATGATCGAGGCGCTGCAGGACAAGAGCAAGCTTGTCCGCTGGCGGGCGGCGCGCTTCCTGTACGAGGCGGGCACCGACGATGCGCTTGAGGCATTGCGTGCCGCAGCGGGCGATCCAGAATTCGAGGTCGGCCTACAGGCCAGAATGGCCGTGGAGCGGATCGAATCCGGAGAACAGGCCGCCGGCACCGTCTGGCAGCAAATGGCGAAGCGCGAAAGATAACGACAGTTAATTTTTAGTGGTTGCCCTACCAGATGGCATAAGATATACTTGCTAATGTTGTAAGGCAACTTGTTCAAATTCCCCTATAATTGAATATTTTAGCCTCATCATTGCGGGTGAGGTAGAGGTCGCAACTGTGAAGAGTATACCGGAGGAGGCGTATGAAGCCGCCTATGAATCCGGAGGAAAGGCACCGTTGCCGAAGCGTTCAATCAGCTTCAATCCGATTGAGCCGCTGGGGCTGTCGTCGAAAGAGACAGAACTGTCACAATTTCTTATGCCATATGGGAAATTGTGTTGAGCTATCTTCATGAAGGAATGGTGCGGAGATTTCGTGTATATATTACATGTCCATAACAGGACCGCGGATATTCTTCCGTGGTCCTTTTCTATTTTCCAACAGCTGCGGCCTCTGAGAGTGGGTTCCTGAAGAAGGTTTGACAAAATTTCCTTTGAACCCGAATGTAATTCAATGTTTTATGGAACATTCATCTTAAGGAGTGCTGTTCAATGAGTAAACAACCTAGCAAGATAAATTCGTCGTCTCTTAAGCCGGGACTCAAGGCGAGACATATGACGATGATCGCCCTCGGCGGTTCGATCGGAACGGGCCTGTTCCTCGCCAGCGGTGGCGCCATTGCCTCTGCAGGTCCGGGCGGAGCCCTGCTGGCTTATGCAGCGGTCGGCATCATGGTCTACTTCCTCATGACCAGTCTAGGAGAACTGGCCACTTATATACCAGACTCCGGGTCCTTCGAGACCTATGCCTCTCGCTTCGTTGACCCGTCCCTTGGCTTCGCCATGGGCTGGAATTTCTGGTACAACTGGGCAATCACGATTGCAGCCGAGCTGTCGGCTGCCACGCTTATTATGAAATACTGGTTTCCGAACAGCTCCTCTTTTATCTGGAGCTTCCTGTTCCTGGCCTTGATCTTCGGACTGAACGTATTGTCTGTCAAAGGCTACGGGGAATCAGAGTATTGGTTCGCCATCATTAAGATTGTTGTCGTCATCGTGTTTCTGATCGTCGGCGTTGCTATGATCTTTGGCATCTTAGGAGGCGAAGCTGTCGGCTTCAAAAACTTCACGATCGGGGATGCGCCATTTCACGGCGGGTTCTTCACCTTCCTTGGGGTATTTATGGCCGCAGGCTTCTCCTTCCAGGGCACTGAGATGATCGGGGTTGCTGCCGGAGAAAGTAATAACCCGCGGGAGCATGTCCCACGGGCGATCCGTCAAGTATTCTGGCGTATCCTGCTGTTCTATATTTTCGCGATCCTAGTGATCGGACTTCTGATTCCATACACGAATCCAAACCTGCTTAAGAGTGGGATCGACAGTATCGGCGTCAGTCCGTTCACCCTTGTATTCGAGCGAGCTGGTCTGGCCTTCGCTGCTTCAGCAATGAATGCAGTCATCTTAACTTCGGTGCTATCCGCTGGCAACTCGGGAATGTACGCTTCCTCGCGCGTTCTCTATTCCCTGGCCAAGCGCGGTAAAGCTCCTCAATTCCTAGGCAGGCTGAACCGTCACGGTATCCCGATGAATGCTCTCCTGCTGACGACAGCGGTCGGCATGATCGCTTTCTTGGCCTCGCTGTTTGGCGATGGTGTTGTCTACACCTGGCTGCTGAACGCATCCGGAATGTGCGGCTTCATCACTTGGCTTGGCATCGCCATTAGCCATTACCGGTTCCGCCGTGCCTTCATGGCTCAAGGCCATGATCTGAATGAACTGCCATATAGAGCAAAATGGTTCCCATTCGGCCCTATCTTTGCGTTCATACTGTGCCTGATCGTTATTATTGGACAGAGCATGTCCCTGATCACGGAACATGGCTTCGATTGGCAAGGCTTAATCGCGGCATATGTTACGATCCCGGTCTTCCTAATCGTCTGGCTCGGGTATAAATGGAAACATCATATTAAGCTTGTCCCACTCAAGGAATGTGATCTCTCCTCCCCTACTCGCGGCAATCAATAAGCGAGCTATTCCCAATGAATCTCCACCTGGAGATCATCGGTTCCATAGAGCGGAGACGCTAAATAGCTAATATTATCGATCGACAGATCATATAAACTAACCAGATCCTGAAGCAACTGTCTCTCAGAGCCGTCATAACGTACCGTAATGGTCGTTTTCCCGGCTTTGAGACCTTGCTTCACTTTTTTTTGCATGTCAACTGAATCGGTTATTGCGGCATTCGGGTAATACAGGTTATAACCGAGCTGCTCCTCAAGTGCATGATACACATCCCTCTTATCTTCGTCCTGTATTGATAAAGAACGCAGGCTGTCACGGTACAGTGTCGATGCTGCAGGATAAAGCTTGGCCCACTGGTGATCCTGCCTCATTTGTTCATCGGTAAGCAAATAATAGTTGTACCTGACTCTTTCCGGGTTATCCGGCGAAGGATCATCCCAGGTTGTATCCAGGTGATACCACAAGTTATCTAGACTAACGAGGTTCCACGCATGAAGCTGCCCCCCCGCAGTACCTTCTACGATCATATTGTTGAATCCAGCCTCTTTTAATAATTGATAGGTCAGCAGTGAATACCCCTGACAGACCGCCTTTCCGGTGAGAAGACCTTCGTAGGCCGTATATTTCTGCAAATCGCGGTCATATATAAGATGCAGCACAACATAATCATGAATCGCCTTAACCTTCTGGTGAACATTCATCTCGGGCGTTAGAATCTCCCGTAGAATCTCCTGTACGCGCCGCTTAACATAAGCGGACTGCTCCGCTGTCTCTCGATAGCTTACTTGCAAGTTTATTTTCGCGTATCCGGACGTTCCTTTCCAGGAATATGTG
The window above is part of the Paenibacillus lutimineralis genome. Proteins encoded here:
- a CDS encoding ABC transporter ATP-binding protein, with the translated sequence MDYVVEMVGIRKEFPGIVANDDITIRLQKGEIHALLGENGAGKSTLMSILFGMYQPDRGVIKVKGQEVRISNPNVANKLGIGMVHQHFKLVEPFTVTENIILGSETRKFFFGLDVRTAAKRVEELSKKYGLNVDPYAKIEDISVGMQQRVEILKMLYRDAEVLIFDEPTAVLTPQEIKDLQDIMKNLVNEGKSIILITHKLKEIKAVADRCTVIRRGKTIGTVNVADTSREEMAEMMVGRSVSFKVDKEESKPGKTVLEVQSLTVKNSKKVEALKSFSLSLKAGEILGIAGVDGNGQSELIEAITGLRSIESGTVTLNGKTLNDLSVRQRNDSGIGHIPEDRHKRGLVLDYTLEENLILEVYNRPPYSKKGLLQSAAISEHAEHIIQSFDVRSGTGGSSIVRSMSGGNQQKAVIGREVERDPDLLIAVQPTRGLDVGSIEYIHKRLVEQRDKGKAVLLVSLELDEVMNLADRIAVINNGELIGIVNASETNERELGLMMAGYHKEEGTA
- a CDS encoding BMP family lipoprotein, whose product is MKKGVIALLTLVLSVTMLAGCGDKSTSESSGNGGENTPKANFKVGMVTDAGTIDDKSFNQGTYEGIVMANKDFKMDYKYLKPAGTTEADYSKEIGNLYDAGFKFIVTPGFKFETAIFSAQDKYTDAKFVIIDGAPHSGDAKPVVKENTVSIFFAEHEAGFVAGVAAALHVKDGQAGFIGGMEIPPVQKFNWGFQQGVKYANENLGTKLVINKENVVYQGSFDNVAAGSQLAAQMYDRGVNVIFAAAGGVGVGAINETKTRVKNGSDVWVVGVDVDQYQDGIYEGDKSVILTSAVKKIDQAAYDMIKAEMEGKFPGGQTLTLDAKSDGVGLPEKNPNLSEDILKQVDEVYGKIKSGEITVAGEQGDLIK
- a CDS encoding transglutaminase domain-containing protein encodes the protein MRRSMVRRWLAAGLLGAVMLGVIPPHIGVPHVHAASDSVYVTSSTDLQLKLAEGLGAREASITLKYKGPTKELEQLLKQAINEALDSDPYTKYIVDRYTYSWKGTSGYAKINLQVSYRETAEQSAYVKRRVQEILREILTPEMNVHQKVKAIHDYVVLHLIYDRDLQKYTAYEGLLTGKAVCQGYSLLTYQLLKEAGFNNMIVEGTAGGQLHAWNLVSLDNLWYHLDTTWDDPSPDNPERVRYNYYLLTDEQMRQDHQWAKLYPAASTLYRDSLRSLSIQDEDKRDVYHALEEQLGYNLYYPNAAITDSVDMQKKVKQGLKAGKTTITVRYDGSERQLLQDLVSLYDLSIDNISYLASPLYGTDDLQVEIHWE
- a CDS encoding virulence factor, translated to MKIIFIEPTPSPNSMKLHLDESLEPGIRRTYTLDNERSAPAWIRQMLNIPGVKSVFHTADFVALDRKGGADWAAILAAVQEQFGQDHVESAWNPEDGEAHGFGEAQVFVQFFRGIPMQIRVKSGNQEERIGLSSRFVDAVTEVASATLIKERKLVDYGVRYGELPDIAREVEQELEAAYPAERLQEIVSQAIAHGHSDAEFVEHRRVLSLVEVVEQMQDSDWHVRYAGLEALQQPGPEAMPLLTEALRDKQMQVRRLVVVYLGDIRTPEAMELLYEALRDASAAVRRTAGDTLSDIGDPAATGPMIEALQDKSKLVRWRAARFLYEAGTDDALEALRAAAGDPEFEVGLQARMAVERIESGEQAAGTVWQQMAKRER
- a CDS encoding ABC transporter permease — protein: MNNSVKSLLAVVFGLIAGALLMAVTGHNPVEGYMYLIQGGLKNPERIGNTLATATPLILTGLSVAFAFRTGLFNIGAAGQMLIGGFAATAIGLSLDLPSAILLPLMVIIGFIGGALWAVIPGFLKAKYNVHEVVSTIMMNWIAYWTVYYVVPAYFKGTSLETESRQLPSGAMLHQEWLSNLFQGSYINLGFFVAVLVVLLVAFLINKTTLGYELKAVGFNRHAAEYAGIAVKRSIVLSMFISGGIAGLAGVAQYTGNASSIQIGILPTQGFDGIAVALLGANAPLGVFASALFFGLLYSGRGFMNAMTDIPPEIADTIIAIIIYFAATSILIERLIRKLKVRRAANKKQGEQDHVDNA
- a CDS encoding amino acid permease, whose protein sequence is MSKQPSKINSSSLKPGLKARHMTMIALGGSIGTGLFLASGGAIASAGPGGALLAYAAVGIMVYFLMTSLGELATYIPDSGSFETYASRFVDPSLGFAMGWNFWYNWAITIAAELSAATLIMKYWFPNSSSFIWSFLFLALIFGLNVLSVKGYGESEYWFAIIKIVVVIVFLIVGVAMIFGILGGEAVGFKNFTIGDAPFHGGFFTFLGVFMAAGFSFQGTEMIGVAAGESNNPREHVPRAIRQVFWRILLFYIFAILVIGLLIPYTNPNLLKSGIDSIGVSPFTLVFERAGLAFAASAMNAVILTSVLSAGNSGMYASSRVLYSLAKRGKAPQFLGRLNRHGIPMNALLLTTAVGMIAFLASLFGDGVVYTWLLNASGMCGFITWLGIAISHYRFRRAFMAQGHDLNELPYRAKWFPFGPIFAFILCLIVIIGQSMSLITEHGFDWQGLIAAYVTIPVFLIVWLGYKWKHHIKLVPLKECDLSSPTRGNQ
- a CDS encoding ABC transporter permease, with amino-acid sequence MWTTLEQIFPYAIVFTIPLLITALGALFSERSGVVNIGLDGLMIVGSFTGAFVVSKLQEHYQGSWWVLWVGLLAAAVVSALFSMLHAFASINLSANQIISGTAINMIAGALTIFLARNMTGSGNIRITQGFLPFDIPVLSKIPIIGPLFFTKMYASTLLVVIILLLSTFLLYKTPFGLRLRSCGEHPHAAEAAGIHVRSMRYIGVMISGAFAGLGGATILLTYSGEFTGNVAGLGFLALASLIFGQWKPMGILLATLFFGFASTVANVSQVIPSLAVFPPVILKILPYVVTLIALVIFSKSSNAPKAVGEPFDSGKR